A genomic region of Silurus meridionalis isolate SWU-2019-XX chromosome 7, ASM1480568v1, whole genome shotgun sequence contains the following coding sequences:
- the LOC124388866 gene encoding hyaluronan-binding protein 2-like: protein MFRLLLLLLSLQSLNRAAAEAENKGLLLDVITGIAEHVLGPINETDSEYSEESYDATDLNLDWLFSLFDEIDECDPNPCYNNGTCKNDGYGDFKCECPSPFKGKRCQDVTNMCKNVRCGRGECVRIKEAPFYECKCIAPFQPPNCKKPSACNPSPCLNGGECIKGRTRSQFLCKCPENYSGKFCQVGPDDCYEGDGTSYRGFVSQAVSGHDCLPWNSNLIMQFGPFDDDEDVEDDGIGSHNYCRNPDGESQPWCFVRDKNKLRWNDCDVRRCPEQVPSTIPPDEETKPTIKAEFSECGKPWPSRITSRIFGGRKSKPGAHPWQVSLQVRLKNSTDDFSHNCGGILLNSCWVLTAAHCMASTVDMQVVMGGVDLNKHEAADQIVEVEDYFMHENYTETDKALYNDIALLKLRPVSEDGHCARETRFVKAACLPPGPFPDGIECTISGYGVTEKDEDGSSQLLDTKVLLINQTACMAPNVLGDVLDDSMVCAGRMQGGIDTCQGDSGGPLVCKQNNTHYIYGVVSWGDGCGRKNKPGVYARVTHFIDWINEKMHST from the exons ATGTTCCGACTATTGCTGCTTCTGCTGAGTCTGCAGAGTCTTAACCGAGCAGCAGCAGAGGCAGAAAATAAG gGATTGCTCTTGGACGTGATCACAGGCATAGCTGAAC ATGTCTTAGGACCAATAAATGAGACTGACTCTGAATACTCTGAAGAATCTTATGATGCAACTGATTTAAACCTTGACTGGCTGTTTAGCCTCTTTGATGAAATAG ACGAGTGTGATCCAAATCCATGTTACAACAATGGTACATGTAAGAATGATGGTTACGGTGACTTTAAATGCGAATGCCCTTCTCCCTTCAAGGGCAAAAGATGTCAAGATG TTACTAATATGTGTAAGAACGTAAGATGTGGCCGGGGCGAGTGTGTCCGCATTAAGGAAGCACCATTTTATGAGTGCAAGTGTATTGCCCCCTTTCAACCACCCAACTGCAAGAAAC CGTCAGCCTGTAATCCTAGTCCCTGTTTGAATGGTGGGGAATGTATAAAGGGTCGTACAAGGTCTCAGTTCCTTTGTAAGTGTCCTGAAAACTACAGTGGAAAGTTCTGCCAAGTTG GTCCTGATGATTGCTATGAGGGAGATGGGACatcatacagaggttttgtCAGTCAAGCAGTGTCTGGACATGATTGTCTGCCTTGGAACTCTAACCTAATAATGCAGTTTGGTCcatttgatgatgatgaagatgtagAAGATGATGGAATCGGGTCTCATAACTATTGCAG GAACCCAGATGGGGAAAGTCAGCCTTGGTGCTTTGTCAGAGATAAAAACAAGTTGCGTTGGAATGACTGTGATGTCAGACGTTGCCCTGAACAAG TTCCTTCAACTATACCACCTGATGAAGAAACAAAGCCTACTATAAAAGCAGAATTCTCTGAGTGTGGAAAACCATGGCCAAGTAGGATCACATCAAGAATTTTTGGTGGGAGGAAGTCAAAGCCTGGAGCTCATCCCTGGCAGGTTTCTTTACAAGTGAGACTCAAAAACAGCACTGATGACTTTAGTCATAATTGTGGAGGAATCCTTCTTAACTCCTGCTGGGTCCTCACTGCCGCTCACTGCAT GGCCAGCACAGTTGACATGCAGGTGGTTATGGGTGGAGTGGACCTGAATAAGCATGAGGCAGCAGATCAGATTGTGGAAGTTGAAGATTATTTCATGCATGAGAACTACACAGAAACTGACAAGGCCTTATACAATGATATAG CCCTGCTCAAACTGAGGCCTGTGTCAGAAGATGGACATTGTGCCAGAGAGACGAGGTTTGTAAAAGCTGCCTGTCTACCCCCTGGCCCATTTCCTGATGGAATAGAATGCACTATATCAGGCTATGGAGTCACTGAGAAGG atgaggatggttccagtCAGTTGCTGGACACAAAAGTACTTTTGATTAACCAGACTGCCTGCATGGCTCCTAATGTTCTTGGAGATGTGCTGGATGACAGCATGGTCTGTGCTGGACGAATGCAAGGAGGGATTGACACATGTCAG GGAGACTCTGGTGGCCCACTTGTCTGCAAGCAGAACAACACACATTATATCTACGGAGTAGTGAGCTGGGGTGATGGCTGTGGCAGGAAGAATAAACCTGGTGTTTATGCCCGTGTTACTCACTTCATAGACTGGATCAATGAAAAGATGCATTCCACATAG